A region of Esox lucius isolate fEsoLuc1 chromosome 3, fEsoLuc1.pri, whole genome shotgun sequence DNA encodes the following proteins:
- the LOC105022629 gene encoding uncharacterized protein LOC105022629 has product MECHSTPLKQNEPVAKKAGGQQGDRFVKDKRRVHTAQGDMAKARSRSCPVAGLSVENGYGDTSNQPMCLRGRRPGSQGVCWSPDRVTILTGTVSELSGMTTQTPEEQATVVIKLSGGGRTAIRPKRANNLGNGEGVCGAPLKREEWNPYTSNLTLPQACVTRENNKEDAHQPSPVAGLDRAMGGPPVSKRALAPLGHGGMRKKGKWRLDTLRWYSDLPVHADRGPMPFRRKKSLSIMGSISWADDHYWASWDGWDEVIIWGDEGRNEQRKKRQMAEEERRKEGRQKSKGGKKEGTGREGVKSGQKMGGKKVQQKR; this is encoded by the coding sequence ATGGAGTGCCATAGCACACCGCTAAAGCAGAATGAACCAGTGGCTAAGAAGGCTGGTGGACAACAGGGAGATAGATTCGTTAAGGACAAGAGGAGAGTACACACTGCCCAGGGGGATATGGCCAAAGCAAGGAGCAGGAGTTGCCCTGTGGCAGGCCTCAGTGTAGAGAATGGTTATGGGGACACCAGCAACCAGCCAATGTGTTTAAGGGGAAGAAGACCTGGAAGCCAAGGGGTCTGTTGGAGCCCTGACCGAGTCACCATCCTGACAGGGACTGTCAGTGAGCTGAGCGGCATGACGACACAGACCCCAGAGGAACAGGCCACTGTGGTGATCAAGCTGTCTGGTGGAGGGAGGACAGCGATACGGCCCAAGAGAGCTAACAACCTGGGCAACGGTGAAGGGGTATGTGGGGCTCCACtgaagagagaggaatggaACCCCTACACCTCCAACCTCACCCTCCCCCAGGCCTGTGTTACTAGAGAGAACAACAAAGAGGATGCCCATCAGCCGAGCCCTGTAGCGgggctggacagggccatgggTGGGCCCCCAGTCTCCAAGAGGGCCTTGGCTCCTCTGGGTCATGGTGGTATGAGAAAGAAGGGCAAATGGCGGCTCGACACATTGCGCTGGTACAGCGACCTGCCCGTGCATGCCGACAGAGGCCCCATGCCATTCCGCCGGAAGAAGAGTTTGAGCATCATGGGGAGCATATCATGGGCTGACGACCATTACTGGGCATCCTGGGACGGCTGGGACGAGGTCATCATCTGGGGCGACGAGGGGCGAAATGAGCAGAGGAAGAAGAGACAAATggctgaggaggagaggaggaaggaggggagGCAGAAGAGTAAAGGAGGAAAGAAGGAGGGGACGGGAAGGGAGGGAGTTAAGAGTGGACAGAAGATGGGTGGAAAGAAGGTCCAGCAGAAAAGGTAG